A genomic region of Acidobacteriota bacterium contains the following coding sequences:
- the kdsA gene encoding 3-deoxy-8-phosphooctulonate synthase — protein MTSIDIGPVRLGGGAPLVLIAGPCVIESPAHTLDLAHRLREIAGRAGVPLVFKASFDKANRTSITSFRGPGLREGLEVLEEVKAKTGLPVLTDVHEPWQAEPVAAVADVLQIPAFLSRQTDLIVAAARTSRVVNVKKGQFLAPLDIRHVVAKVVASGNARVFVTERGFSFGYNNLVVDMRAFPIMRGLGHPVVYDVTHSLQLPGGGEGVTAGQAEFIEPMAAAGVAAGVDGVFLEVHERPEEAKSDAQNAFRLDRLPALLDRLVRIHAIATEAHAGAER, from the coding sequence GTGACGAGCATCGACATCGGACCGGTCCGGCTCGGGGGGGGGGCGCCGCTCGTCCTGATCGCGGGGCCGTGCGTGATCGAGTCACCCGCGCACACGCTCGACCTCGCCCACCGACTGCGCGAGATCGCGGGCCGCGCCGGCGTCCCGCTCGTCTTCAAGGCCTCGTTCGACAAGGCCAATCGTACGTCGATCACCTCGTTCCGCGGGCCGGGCCTGCGCGAGGGGCTCGAGGTCCTCGAGGAGGTCAAGGCGAAGACTGGCCTGCCCGTGCTGACCGACGTTCACGAGCCGTGGCAGGCCGAGCCGGTCGCGGCGGTGGCCGACGTGCTGCAGATACCCGCCTTCCTCTCGCGGCAGACCGACCTCATCGTCGCGGCGGCGCGGACGAGCCGCGTCGTCAACGTGAAGAAGGGCCAGTTCCTCGCCCCGCTCGACATCCGGCACGTCGTCGCGAAGGTCGTCGCGTCGGGAAACGCCCGGGTCTTCGTCACGGAGCGAGGGTTCAGCTTCGGCTACAACAACCTCGTGGTCGACATGCGCGCGTTTCCGATCATGCGCGGCCTCGGCCACCCCGTCGTCTACGACGTGACGCACAGCCTGCAGCTGCCCGGAGGCGGTGAAGGCGTCACGGCCGGCCAGGCCGAGTTCATCGAACCCATGGCGGCCGCGGGGGTCGCCGCGGGCGTCGACGGCGTGTTCCTCGAGGTGCACGAGCGGCCCGAGGAGGCGAAGAGCGACGCGCAGAACGCCTTCAGGCTCGATCGCCTCCCGGCGCTGCTCGACCGCCTCGTCCGCATCCACGCCATCGCCACCGAGGCCCACGCGGGAGCCGAACGCTGA